In Amphiura filiformis chromosome 1, Afil_fr2py, whole genome shotgun sequence, the following are encoded in one genomic region:
- the LOC140162851 gene encoding uncharacterized protein, giving the protein MSSLEDFNYPDIDWDTWSSTNPKTAGVHRSFLNFLLENSLAQLVTKVTRPVSNSILDLIVTTNSQIISDVEVSPGISDHSIVTFNINLKPKQQSKPPRKIYNFLRADVENLKQNVKEHTQEFLASAPQNNSVDTNWEKIRDNLTEAMNAHVPSKMSSGKRHLPWVTPDIKRQMRKRDKLHCRARKQQNSTSWKLFRQYRNKVASTVHSAHEDYVNNVVGNSLSESPKKFWSYVKMMRTENLGIPTLRTTTKLCTTDQDKATALNSHFQSVFTQETDTCSIPQKGISPYPSISELIIGVEGVEKQLSSLNPTKACGPDEIPPRLLKTVAPELAPALCFLFQQSYDTGVVPSQWKQALVTGIFKKVKIRSCELSPDFTYKFVL; this is encoded by the coding sequence ATGTCATCATTGGAGGATTTTAATTACCCAGACATTGACTGGGACACATGGTCATCAACAAACCCCAAAACAGCTGGTGTTCATAGAAGTTTTCTAAATTTCTTATTAGAAAACTCGCTTGCCCAGTTGGTGACGAAAGTTACCCGTCCTGTGTCAAATAGCATCCTTGACCTGATTGTTACCACAAACTCACAAATTATTAGTGATGTCGAAGTTAGTCCTGGTATCTCTGACCATAGCATCGTAACCTTTAACATAAATCTCAAACCCAAACAGCAATCCAAACCACCCAGGAAAATCTACAATTTCCTCAGGGCTGATGTTgaaaacttgaaacaaaatgttaaagAACACACACAGGAGTTCCTAGCCTCTGCCCCTCAAAATAACAGTGTGGACACAAACTGGGAAAAAATTAGAGACAATCTAACTGAAGCAATGAATGCTCACGTTCCCTCAAAAATGAGCAGTGGGAAAAGACATCTTCCCTGGGTAACACCTGACATAAAACGCCAAATGAGAAAGAGGGATAAGCTACACTGTCGTGCCAGGAAGCAACAAAACAGCACTTCCTGGAAGCTTTTCCGCCAGTACAGAAACAAAGTTGCATCAACAGTCCATAGTGCCCATGAGGATTATGTTAACAATGTAGTTGGTAACAGCCTGTCTGAGAGTCCCAAAAAATTCTGGTCGTACGTCAAAATGATGCGTACAGAAAACCTTGGCATTCCAACCCTGAGGACAACAACCAAACTCTGCACCACTGACCAAGATAAGGCAACTGCACTCAACTCACATTTTCAATCTGTGTTCACCCAAGAGACTGATACATGTAGTATACCGCAAAAAGGTATTTCACCATATCCATCTATTTCGGAGCTCATAATTGGAGTTGAAGGCGTTGAAAAGCAGTTATCATCTTTAAACCCAACAAAAGCATGTGGCCCAGATGAGATACCACCCAGACTCCTCAAGACAGTTGCACCTGAACTTGCACCGGCACTTTGCTTTCTCTTCCAACAATCATATGACACTGGCGTAGTTCCATCTCAATGGAAACAAGCACTTGTTACAGGTATAttcaaaaaggtcaaaatcagATCCTGCGAATTATCGCCCGATTTCACTTACAAGTTTGTGTTGTAA
- the LOC140162863 gene encoding uncharacterized protein gives MEHVVLSHLARHLNSNSILLDSQHGFREKLSTVTQLITSCHDWARTLQQRGQVDVILLDFSKAFDKVPHLRLSAKLEFYGIRGSTLTWINSFLNNRSQAVSVNGTHSPWGK, from the coding sequence ATGGAGCATGTGGTTTTAAGTCACCTAGCCAGACATCTGAACAGCAACAGTATCCTACTGGACTCACAGCATGGGTTCCGCGAAAAACTGTCTACCGTGACACAGTTGATCACATCCTGTCACGACTGGGCTCGCACCCTTCAACAACGTGGGCAAGTTGATGTTATCCTCCTAGATTTCAGCAAGGCATTTGACAAAGTACCCCATCTGCGCCTGTCTGCCAAGCTGGAATTCTACGGCATCAGAGGTTCAACACTGACATGGATCAACTCCTTCCTTAACAACAGAAGCCAGGCAGTTTCGGTAAATGGGACCCACTCACCCTGGGGAAAGTAA